The genomic DNA CACTGAAAAGAAAGGCTGGGCACCAAAAGTTATTTTAATCGCTAACTTCGGCGTAAGCTTCTTCTTCTTATCTCTTGCGATGAACACATTACCGATGGGAACTGCTTACGCGATTTGGACTGGAATCGGAACTGCCGGTAGTGCACTTCTAGGCATTCTAATTTTCCGCGAATCAGCGGATTGGCGTCGTCTTGCCTTCTTAAGCTGTATTCTATGCGGTGCTGTTGGCTTAAAACTATTAAGCTAACGTGAGGTGAATGTCATGTGGAAAGAAAAAGGAAAACAAATGTTAGCATGGATCACACTTGGTATCGTCATTCTATTACAAATAAGTTTTCATATAATAGAACGGTTGTTTCATAAAATAGTATCCATTCTCACATTCCTTCCTAACATGACAATTGAAATGATATCAATCGTTTGGTCCATTATTGCCTCCATTGCAATCGTCATTATATGGAGTATCGCCAAGCTTTGGAATAAGTTATTTAAAAAGGACAGTTCTTCTGAAAAAGAGTAACTGTCCTTTTTTATATTCATTCAGACTTTCTGTAGAAATTTGATGAGATAAGACAAAGAAGACCAACTATGACAATACTTATACCAATCCCTTTATGTAAATTAGGAAATAGCGATGGTATACCCGAATAAAAATTTGCTAATATGAGACCGATTGAAACGAAAAGTACCCCTATTCTATATAACCACTTTCTTTTGCTCATCCTTCTCCCTCCTAATTTTTTTCATACACTCCTTCCTTTTGGACATACTACCTAAAAAAGGAGTGAATAATATGCAAAATTCTATACATAAGCAAATCCTATTTTTATTTTTCCTCTTTCTTATTCTCGTTATCGTTTTCAGCTTTATATTACATACTCCAAAAGATGTTGTACCGAGTAATCTCTCTGTTTATAAACTTTTACTTTCCTATTGTCGTTATTGAAGAAGGTGCCTTTTATAGGGCACCTTTTAAAATTCTCTCTTCTCATACAATTTCACTGCAACGAAGACAGATGCTATGAACATGCAAATTGAACCAATGAATAACAAGCTGTTATAGAGTTGAATTTGTTCCAAATTGATTTGAAACAAAGCTTCTAAAACAACAATTGGTGCCATGAATATTACTATCGTAATAACAATAGTTTTCTTATACCCTAGCCAAAACGATAGCGGTAAAACCAAACTTAAATACACTAAAATACAGCTAATACTAGCAACCATTGTCGTTTCAATAAATTCAAATAGGTTAACCCCATTCTTCATTCCCATCGTGAAACAGCCGACCGTTACACTTATAAAAAGAATAATAATTGCTACTATATATTTCGCATACACAATTTGTTTTTTTAATATTGGTAAACTATTACTATGACTTCACTCTCATTTTTACTATCTGCTTCAAATGTTTTTACTGTTGCTCCAATTGCAATAATTACGGACATAATTATGAACAGATTTTCCGTATCTGTTAAGGCCATATAAAAGAAAACAGGATACAGTATGTACCAAATTAAAAACTTCCATTGAATGATGAAATCTTTTAAAATTAGTTGTTTCAACGCTATTTTCCTCCTCTCACAGATCACGTTCATTGTACAAATGAATTGAGAAAAACATGGACATAACATACAAAAGAATGAGTCCTGCTATAAAACAAATATTTACGACTAGACTCGTGCTCCAAGCATTCTCTACATCTAACCATACACTACTTACAATCACTCCACTTAATCCACCAACTATAATTCCCATAAAATAAGCAGCCTGCTTCGAACTGCTATATTCTACCGAAAATTCAATTGGAAGTACGATCATGCTATAAACCAATCCTCCCGTTATTCCGCCAAGAATCGCTCCCCACAGCATAAATCCAGTTATATGTTCATTTTGCAACTGAATTAGACCAACCAAAAGTGAGAAAATCACACCTAAAACAACTAAAATACTTACAAATATGTATTTTGCTATGACAATTTCCTTACGTTGAAGTGGTAAACTATTTAATATCTTTTCACTCTCATTTCTAGCCTCATAACTGGTCGACCATATGGTTCCAAGGATAGGTATAGTTATACTAAGCGTCATAAGAAAATTGTCGCTACCGAAATCAATAATTGTAAGGAAAAGCAAACATATAAAACCAATAAACCCTAACTTTCTTTGCATCATCATATCTTTTAAAACTAATTGCTTGATCATATATTACACCTCCTAATATGAAAATGTCCCTTCTATAACTCTACCTCCTGAAACATTTTCATTGAGAGGAACATTGATATGAATATACTCACTAATACTCCGATACCAAGAACACCCATTGCTAGTGTAGCCTCTTGAGAGTGAAGTACTTTTAACATAATTATTTTATCACCAAAAATATTGCACATAAGACCAATCATACCCATTAAAGGAAAAAGCATAATCACATTCAAGACAGTAATAGCTTTATATCCCCCAATGTAATTAGTCGGTATCGTTACTACACAATAAATCAAAGTTGCTACTATCGCTGAAAACACTGCATATCCAGGCATAACTATATCCCTATCCAATAAAATATTTCCTAATATTACGACTATAAAAGTTGCAATCAAACCAGCCATAATAAATAATGTGCTTGAAATATATTTAGCTATAATTATCTCTTTTCTCGTTATAGGCAAGCTCACTAATACTTTTTCCGCTTTACTTTTCTCGTCATAATAAAAAGAAATGTATATAATCGTACTACATGTTATAAATAATGCTATTGCAATCCCCATTGGTTCGACGGAATTCTTAAAAACAGATAAAATCGGGATTAAAAAATAAAAAGGAAACATCTTCTTCTGTAAGAAAAACTCCTTCAAAATCAACTGTTGCATATGAATTCTCCTCTCTATAAATCACGCGTTTCATAAATTTTAATTGTAAGAAACATAGAAGCGATATAAATACTAACTAATGTTATGAATCCAACTATAAATACACCAATATGCATAGGATTCATAATCCACTCAATGAATGAAGGTGCTGTTTCATTCAGCCCATCACTAATAAACATCCAAAAAATTACACCCACTCCCATTGATGCTGCTGATACTATACTTCTTACTACCTTCGATTTTGTACCGTAATAACTAGGGAAAAGTATCACAACAAAAAACAAGGCGTAAATAGCTCCATTTATTACTTCATACCATGGAATTTCAATGTATAGATTAGGATGATAGGCACCGATATCACCAATGACCACAATGCCTCTTATAAGAAAAACAACTAACATCGTAGAGAGCATGCCACCTACAATAAATATTGCACAGGAAATATATCTAGCAATGACGATATCCTTTCGACTTACCGGTAAACTATTTATAACAATGTCACTTTTATTCCTTTCATCCATAAAGATTAACGTCATAACCGAAGAAAGTGTTATAAATAGACAACTCATCGGAAATAACCCTTCACCACTTGGATCTAACATAAATAACACAAGGGGCATAACAAAATTCACTAACCACGTTACCCGAAAAAAGAATAAATCTTTATAGATGAGCTGACGCATAGGCACCTCTTCCTTTCGCGGTGTAAACGATAATATCATCTAATGTAGGCTTTTCTAGTACAACCTCATTCCCAAACCAATCTATAATTGCTTGTTTATCTTTCGCTAAACCTTCGAAACTAAATTTATTTTTTCGTAATCCAACAAATAGTTCTTTTCCTTCTCGGTCTAATAAATCATTACTTCCTTTTACGATTACGTAGTTCTCCATTAAGTCTTCTTTTTCACCAGTAAATATAATTTCTCCATCATTGATAAACGTAATATAATCTGCGATGCGCTCTAAGTCTGTTGTAATGTGCGTTGAGAATAATACAGATACTTCATCTTCCATTACAATTTCTTGCAACATATCAAGCAATTCGCTTCGAACAACTGGATCTAATCCTGCTGTCGGTTCATCCATAATGATAAACTCTGCGTGATGCGAAAGCGCGATGGCAATCGCAAATTTCATTTTCATCCCTTTTGATAGTTCTTTAATTTTTTTATACTTCGAAACTTGCAATCTATGCATATACGATTGATACTGCTCTTCGTCTCACTTTTTATATAACGGTGCAATAATACGCTTCATTTGTTCACACGTTAAATCTTCGTAATAATGATTTTCATCATATACAAAGCCGATATTTTGTTTTATTTCCTTCTCTGCTTTCTTATTGTCCTTTCCAAAAATTTTTATATCGCCACTCTCTTTTCTAATTAAATTCATAATCATTTTGATTGTCGTACTTTTCCCGGCCCCATTCGGTCCGACAAATCCCATAATATATCCTCGTGGTAATGTAAAACTTATATCTTTCACTGCAAAATCTTGATAGCTTTTACAAACGTTTTTTAGCTCTAACATTCCTTATTCCCCCTCATATAAACACGCAATCATCTGCTGTAAATCTTCAAGTGACAGCTGCAACGCTTTACTTTCATTCACAATCTCTTCCACTTTACTTTCCAATAGACGTAGTCGCTGTTCTTTTAGTAGTTCATTATTTTTACGTGAAACATAAGTCCCCTTCCCAGCAACAGTTTCTATATATCCTTCTTTTTCAAGCTCCTCGTACGCACGCTTCGTTGTAATTACACTAATTTGTAATTCCTTCGCTAAGCTACGAATAGACGGTAATTGATCTCCACCCTTTAAACCACCATTTAAAATAAGCTGGCTTAATTGTTTTCTTATTTGCACATAAATAGGGTCTTGGGAAGAATTCGAAATAATAATATTCATGTTTTCCTCCAGTGTGTGTATATACTGTGTATACCTTATATATACAGTATATACACAACATCCTATTTTTGGCAAGAAAAAAAGACCAACATTTTCCTGTTGGTCTTTCGTATATGTATCACTTTTCAAAGCGATCTAACATCTCATCTCTCATTCCGAAACTCACTACCGCAATTCCTACATACATAAATAGAAGGAACGCCGGATGAACTGTGTTGTACCAACTGCTATCAACAATTAAATAAATCGTTAATGCCACAACAAGAACAAACGCTAAGATAAACATATAAAAGTGTCTTGTACTACCCATGATAAACTCCTCTCTTCTCACTTCACCATTCAACAGTATATTTTATCGAATAATTCGATATGACTCAAGGTTAACTTTCTGTTATGTAATCAAGTTCCACCTTTACAATGTCCTCACACGCTATTGAAATGATCGTTCCTTGCTTATCAATTGCCGTCACTTCTCTATTATCCATTACACGATGCGCTACTCTTTCTAGCACTTTTCCTTGGTCTCGGTAACAAAATTCTTTTACATCTTTAATCGTTTTTCCGTTTTCTAAATGGTATATCATTCTATAACACCGATATCCCACATTTTCACCCCCAGCTTGCTCGTTTTTTCACATATACATAAAAATGAGTAATTTTTCCTCATCACATCTTCTTAATTTCAATAAAATTCTAACAAAAATAAATACTTTTATCAAACCGACTTTTTCAACAAAATCACCTATAAAACCGCTTCTTTACAACATTATGAAACAAAAAATATAAAATTTTAACATTTTCTTCACTACTTCTGCATAAAGTGAAACTTTAATCAGTGGGGGTTTTTGTTCATCCCCACTGATTATTAGTTGAACCAATCGGACATTTACGGGCAGTTTATCTCCCACCTAACTTCTTTGCACCAGTCGAGTTTTGAGGTGGGAGCTTTACTGCCCGTTAATGCGGGACAAATTCTCCATACAAAAAAAGAACTCGCACATAGCGAGTTCTTCCCTTGTTATTCTAATCAAACTTGTACAGGAGCTAGCTTTTCATAACGTAAAACTGGTTTACGAGCAGCCAATGTTTCATCCAAACGTTTAATTACCGTTGTATGCGGCGCTTCTTGTACAACTTCTGGATTTTCTTCTACTTCTTTAGCAATTTGAATCATCTTATCAATGAAACCATCTAATGTTTCTTTTGATTCTGTTTCTGTCGGCTCAATCATAATACATTCTTCCACATTTAATGGGAAGTAAATTGTTGGTGGATGGTAACCGAAATCAAGCAGGCGTTTTGCGATATCTAATGTACGTACACCAAGTTTCTTTTGACGACGACCTGATAATACAAACTCATGCTTACAATGTCTATCGAATGGAAGATCATAGAATGGCGCTAATCTTCTCATCATATAGTTCGCATTTAATACCGCATACTCCGTTACTGCACGTAGTCCATCTGGACCCATAGAACGAATGTATGTGTATGCACGAACGTTAATTCCGAAGTTACCATAGAATGGTTTTACGCGCCCAATTGCTTCTGGACGATCATAGTTAAAGTGATAGCCATTTTCCGTTTTCTCTAAAATTGGTTTTGGTAAGTACGGAATTAAATCAGCTTTCACACCTACTGGACCAGAACCTGGGCCACCGCCGCCGTGAGGACCTGTAAATGTTTTATGAAGGTTTAAATGCACAACGTCAAATCCCATATCTCCTGGGCGTGCTTGGCTTAATACTGCATTTAAGTTTGCACCATCATAGTATAATTTACCACCTGCGTTATGGACGATTTCTGCCATTTCTAAAATGTTTTCTTCGAATAAACCTAATGTATTAGGATTTGTTAACATAAGTGCTGCTGTTTCTTCGTTTACAACACGTTTTAAATCTTCTAAGTCAACAAGACCATTTTCATTTGATTTTACTGTAATTGTTTCAAAACCAGCTACAGTTGCAGATGCTGGATTCGTTCCGTGAGCAGAGTCAGGCACAATTACTTTCGTACGGTTAAAGTCACCATTTGCTTCATGGTATGCACGAATTAACATTAAGCCTGTCCATTCTCCGTGTGCACCAGCTGCTGGTTGTAAAGTAACAGTATCCATACCTGTAATTTCGATTAAATGCTCTTGTAAGTCATACATTAATTCCATTGCACCTTGTACTGTCTTTTCATCTTGAAGTGGATGAATATTTGCAAATCCTGCGAAACGAGCTACACTCTCATTGATTTTCGGATTATATTTCATCGTACAAGATCCAAGTGGATAGAATCCAGAATCAACGCCGTGATTACGGTTTGAAAGTGCTGTATAGTGGCGCATAATATCAAGTTCAGATACTTCCGGTAGCTCTGCATCTTCTACTCGAATATAATCGCTCTCAAATACATCTTCTAGTTTCACTTCTTCTACATCTAATTTGGGTAAGCTATATCCTACGCGTCCTTCTTTAGTCACTTCAAAAATAAGTGCTTGGTCTTGGTTCTTCATTGGATAGCCCCCATTTCATTTACAAGTGTGTCAATTTCCTCTTTTGTACGAAGCTCAGTTACTGCTACAAGCATATGGTTCTCTTGCTC from Bacillus basilensis includes the following:
- a CDS encoding multidrug efflux SMR transporter; this translates as MAWVFLILAGICEIIGVLFMKVATEKKGWAPKVILIANFGVSFFFLSLAMNTLPMGTAYAIWTGIGTAGSALLGILIFRESADWRRLAFLSCILCGAVGLKLLS
- a CDS encoding DUF3975 family protein, with product MWKEKGKQMLAWITLGIVILLQISFHIIERLFHKIVSILTFLPNMTIEMISIVWSIIASIAIVIIWSIAKLWNKLFKKDSSSEKE
- a CDS encoding DUF3929 family protein; translated protein: MIYHLENGKTIKDVKEFCYRDQGKVLERVAHRVMDNREVTAIDKQGTIISIACEDIVKVELDYITES
- a CDS encoding ABC-2 transporter permease, encoding MQQLILKEFFLQKKMFPFYFLIPILSVFKNSVEPMGIAIALFITCSTIIYISFYYDEKSKAEKVLVSLPITRKEIIIAKYISSTLFIMAGLIATFIVVILGNILLDRDIVMPGYAVFSAIVATLIYCVVTIPTNYIGGYKAITVLNVIMLFPLMGMIGLMCNIFGDKIIMLKVLHSQEATLAMGVLGIGVLVSIFISMFLSMKMFQEVEL
- a CDS encoding ABC-2 transporter permease, with amino-acid sequence MIKQLVLKDMMMQRKLGFIGFICLLFLTIIDFGSDNFLMTLSITIPILGTIWSTSYEARNESEKILNSLPLQRKEIVIAKYIFVSILVVLGVIFSLLVGLIQLQNEHITGFMLWGAILGGITGGLVYSMIVLPIEFSVEYSSSKQAAYFMGIIVGGLSGVIVSSVWLDVENAWSTSLVVNICFIAGLILLYVMSMFFSIHLYNERDL
- the gcvPB gene encoding aminomethyl-transferring glycine dehydrogenase subunit 2 — protein: MKNQDQALIFEVTKEGRVGYSLPKLDVEEVKLEDVFESDYIRVEDAELPEVSELDIMRHYTALSNRNHGVDSGFYPLGSCTMKYNPKINESVARFAGFANIHPLQDEKTVQGAMELMYDLQEHLIEITGMDTVTLQPAAGAHGEWTGLMLIRAYHEANGDFNRTKVIVPDSAHGTNPASATVAGFETITVKSNENGLVDLEDLKRVVNEETAALMLTNPNTLGLFEENILEMAEIVHNAGGKLYYDGANLNAVLSQARPGDMGFDVVHLNLHKTFTGPHGGGGPGSGPVGVKADLIPYLPKPILEKTENGYHFNYDRPEAIGRVKPFYGNFGINVRAYTYIRSMGPDGLRAVTEYAVLNANYMMRRLAPFYDLPFDRHCKHEFVLSGRRQKKLGVRTLDIAKRLLDFGYHPPTIYFPLNVEECIMIEPTETESKETLDGFIDKMIQIAKEVEENPEVVQEAPHTTVIKRLDETLAARKPVLRYEKLAPVQV
- a CDS encoding ABC-2 transporter permease: MRQLIYKDLFFFRVTWLVNFVMPLVLFMLDPSGEGLFPMSCLFITLSSVMTLIFMDERNKSDIVINSLPVSRKDIVIARYISCAIFIVGGMLSTMLVVFLIRGIVVIGDIGAYHPNLYIEIPWYEVINGAIYALFFVVILFPSYYGTKSKVVRSIVSAASMGVGVIFWMFISDGLNETAPSFIEWIMNPMHIGVFIVGFITLVSIYIASMFLTIKIYETRDL
- a CDS encoding GntR family transcriptional regulator, whose amino-acid sequence is MNIIISNSSQDPIYVQIRKQLSQLILNGGLKGGDQLPSIRSLAKELQISVITTKRAYEELEKEGYIETVAGKGTYVSRKNNELLKEQRLRLLESKVEEIVNESKALQLSLEDLQQMIACLYEGE